In the Plasmodium malariae genome assembly, contig: PmUG01_00_30, whole genome shotgun sequence genome, one interval contains:
- the PmUG01_00056200 gene encoding Plasmodium exported protein, unknown function encodes MEEKFKLQFFIKIFLFILLTWINHFNNNMSSFNKYLDKKYDNNRKLGQITYHLLAKRKQMKCPCTIWINDVVPNNGKYIKKDIYNNEKINDQKNILADKGSLKSGENYKLPRRTESSMYIRGNLYCKKRIYDKIYYKNIVRNSWIKDFISLKEGTKLKLLGIFILGSFHVLVGITLIVLGKLGYLDDVNKIIRLFDEIGLFVVLFYILTFVVAVAMLFIQRTVVKYLKALEKKYDINNTAYPSLRKVVKYNK; translated from the exons atggaagaaaaatttaagttacaattttttattaaaatttttttgtttatccttttaacatggataaatcattttaacaataacatg AGTAgctttaataaatatttagataAGAAGTATGacaataatagaaaattagGTCAAATAACTTATCATTTACTAGCAAAACGTAAACAGATGAAATGTCCATGTACTATATGGATAAATGATGTGGTACCAAATAATGGaaagtacataaaaaaagatatatataataatgaaaaaataaatgaccaaaaaaatatattggcAGATAAAGGTTCATTAAAAAGTGGAGAAAACTATAAGCTACCTAGAAGAACTGAATCATCTATGTACATTCGAGGAaatttatattgtaaaaaaagaatatatgacaaaatatattataaaaatatagttagGAATTCATGGATTAAAgattttatatctttaaagGAAggtacaaaattaaaattacttgggatttttattttagggAGCTTCCATGTACTAGTTGGTATCACGTTAATAGTCTTAGGAAAATTGGGGTACTTGGATGATGTTAATAAGATTATACGTTTATTTGATGAAATTGGTCTATTTGTTGTgttattctatatattaacatttgtAGTTGCAGTAGCAATGTTGTTTATACAAAGAACagttgtaaaatatttaaaggctttagaaaaaaaatatgatattaataatacgGCGTATCCTTCTTTACGTAAGGtagttaaatataataaataa
- the PmUG01_00056300 gene encoding PIR protein yields the protein MEEEVYNDILKQLPSYTLYNKFNSEIKEVKYNNACKIPDSVTSEYKDNCINLCKKVARNLEDLHKKDKSWSYENRCSHYKYWLYEEIRKFFKDDAKPNDVEAVITEFLRVQSLLTTDYQILNCDYKFSQTNLQELKNKIEEKYMFDYFTNYEHIKAKETCVNVEIDKYKKYLNSILELYNSKKRDCCVEKISKCPNYFLNCDNEFNPSELISILGSSYDGNCNGLKSFEGTKISEEKLESSDLEQDFLDTIHFTNCHVKNNDKELSCGFVRASALTRRNMIDVVNSGQENGERSYSEDRTSVSSIHSKHAALHEEVRKIAGISSEETNNLSTLKKKEGVDLRWNISKDGTLRCTSEILEKDTSGPCTYMEELVKEGIFIKLENSLGYRLKKGETWPPKALKIVIKKKNQSQMENYKSQKLGYTEHALILKPKELRFYDIENPNAETYPEKDAETYVLQNTFVRVSIVVALVMGIIMVLFLYFKFTIFGSYVGKIKNRKKRYRIYLADLNTQRSSKRYIKRTYRNTNRRRFSVVNIEQ from the exons atggaagaagaagtttat AATGACATTTTAAAACAGTTACCTTCATATacgttatataataaatttaattctgAGATTAAGGaggtaaaatataacaacGCTTGTAAAATACCTGATTCAGTAACAAGTGAATACAAGGATAATTGTATTAATCTTTGTAAAAAAGTTGCAAGAAATTTAGAGGATTTACATAAAAAGGATAAGTCATGGAGTTATGAAAACCGTTGTTCACATTATAAATACTGGttatatgaagaaataagaaaattttttaaagatgaTGCGAAACCAAATGATGTGGAAGCAGTTATTACCGAATTTCTTAGAGTTCAATCCCTTCTTACTACAGATTATCAAATATTAAATTGtgattataaattttcacaAACAAATTTACAggaattgaaaaataaaatagaagaaaaatatatgtttgatTACTTTacaaattatgaacatattAAAGCTAAAGAAACTTGTGTTAATGTAGAaattgataaatataaaaaatatcttaATTCTATTCTTGAATTATACAATAGTAAAAAAAGGGACTGTTGTGTGGAAAAAATATCGAAGTGTCCAAActactttttaaattgtgATAATGAATTTAATCCAAGTGAACTCATATCTATATTAGGATCCTCGTATGACGGAAATTGTAATGGACTAAAAAGTTTTGAAGGAACTAAAATCTCtgaagaaaaattagaatCTAGCGATTTGGAACAAGATTTTTTGGATACAATTCATTTCACTAATTGCCATGTTAAGAATAATGACAAAGAATTATCATGTGGTTTTGTCCGAGCATCTGCCTTGACACGTAGAAATATGATTGATGTTGTAAACAGTGGACAGGAGAACGGCGAACGATCCTATTCAGAAGATCGAACGTCTGTATCGAGTATACATTCAAAACATGCGGCACTACATGAAGAAGTTAGAAAAATAGCGGGTATTAGTTCAGAAGAAACGAATAATCTGTCtactcttaaaaaaaaagaaggagtTGATCTTAGGTGGAACATAAGCAAAGATGGAACACTACGTTGTACTTCGGAGATCCTAGAGAAAGATACATCAGGACCTTGCACATATATGGAAGAATTGGTTAAAGAaggtatttttataaaattagaaaattcTTTGGGTTATCGATTAAAGAAGGGGGAGACGTGGCCTCCCAAAGCATTAAAAatagttattaaaaaaaaaaaccaaaGTCAAATGGAGAATTATAAATCGCAAAAATTAGGATATACTGAACATGCATTAATTTTAAAGCCTAAAGAATTAAGGTTTTATGATATCGAAAATCCAAATGCAGAAACCTACCCCGAAAAAGATGCAGAAACGTATGTATTACAGAACACTTTTGTCCGTGTTTCCATTGTAGTTGCTTTAGTAATGGGAATAATTATGGTTTTGTTCCTTTATTtcaaa TTTACTATCTTTGGATCATATGtaggtaaaattaaaaacaggaaaaaaagatatagaaTTTATTTGGCTGACTTAAATACCCAAAGATCCTCAAAGAGATACATAAAACGTACTTATAGAAATACCAACAGAAGGAGATTTAGTGTAGTAAACATAGAACAATGA